Below is a genomic region from Thermochromatium tepidum ATCC 43061.
GCGTAGAAACGATCCGGATGACGCGCCAGCACGTCCAGGGTGCTGACGCCGATGGAACCCGTGGCTCCAAGTACGGTTACGCCAATCACAGTGCTACTCCAGTCAGGTCAGGGCCCAGGTCATGCCCAGGGAATAGAGTGGGGCAGCCGCCGTCAGGCTGTCGATACGATCGAGCAGACCGCCATGGCCGGGCAAGAGTTGGCTGACGTCCTTCAATCGGCGCTGGCGTTTGAGCAGGCTCTCGTAGAGATCGCCGATGATCGACAGCATGGCGACCAAGAGACACAGCATCACGACGGCCAAGGCACCAAGCGGCGCCAGACCAAGCCAGACGGCGATCAGCACACCGACCAGCGCGGCCCCGATCAGGGCGCCCTGGACACCGGCCCAGGTCTTACCCGGGCTGAGCGCGGGGGCGAGCTTGGTCCGACCCCAACGTTGCCCACTGAAATAGGCAACTGAATCGACCGTCGCGATCAGGATCAGGAGCGATAGCACCAGACCAGGGCCACGGGATTCGATCCGGTGCAGACTCAACAGGGCTGCCCAGGTCGAGGTCAGGATCAGCAATCCGGTGACCAGCAACCAGGGACGCAGTCCCTCGACAAACTCGACGTGCTGGATACGGGGAATGATCAGACTCTGTACGATCCACCAGATCAGGCTGGCCAGCAACAGCAGTGGCCAACTCAAGGCGGACCAGTGCCAGAGAGCCGCCAATACGGCGGCGATGAATGCCAGATAGAAGCGGCGCCCGGCCGGTTCGCGGAGACCGGCCAGAACGCACCACTCCCAAGCGGCGACGAGCATTGCGAAACTCAGAAAGAGCGCGAAGGCCCAGTTGGGCAACAACACGATCCCAACCACGAGCGGCACGAGCCAGAGCACGGTCTGGGTGCGGTGTCGCAGATTGTTGGCAACAGGCGAGGAGCTATCCGACACAGGCATCGACCAGGGTCAGGCGTCTGTCCTCGACTTGCTCGCCGGTGAGCCCGAAGCGACGCTGACGCCGGGCATAGTCGTCGAGTGCCTCGCCATAGGCCGCGGCATCGAAGTCCGGCCAGAACAGGTGCGAAAAATACAGCTCGGAATAGGCCGACTGCCAGAGGATGAAGTTGCTCAGACGCTGCTCACCGCCGGTACGGATGAAGAGATCCGGTTCGGGCAGGTCGGCGAATGACAGACGCTCGGCCAGGCAGTGTTCGTCGATTTGACTCGGATCGAGCCGTCCAGCCTGGACCTCGAGCGCCAGCCGCCGCGCCGCCTGGACGATGTCCCAGCGTCCACCGTAATTAGCAGCGACCTGGAGATAGAGCCGGGTGTTTTGGGCCGTCAGTGCCTCGACCTCGGCGATGCGGCGCTGGAGCTTCTCGGGAAAGGCGCTCCGCTCGCCGAGGATGCGCAACCGGATCCCGTTTTCGTGTAGCCGCCTGGCCTCGGTGCGTAGCGCGCTCATAAAGAGCTCCATGAGCACATTGACCTCAACGCGCGGTCGACGCCAGTTCTCACTGCTGAACGCAAACAGTGTCACGACCTCGATGCCTCGGCGCACGCTCTCCTCGACCACGGCGCGCACACTCTTGACACCCTCGCGATGGCCGGCCGTGCGCGGCAACCCGCGCTGCCTGGCCCAACGGCCGTTGCCATCCATGATAATGGCGACATGCCGTGGCAGCCGCGAAAGGGCGATGTCTGAATCGGTTTCCACGATGAATTCGGATAGGGTCTTGACGCGCAAGCCTTAGATGGACATCAGGTCCTGTTCCTTCTCGGCCAACACGGCGTCGATTTCCTTGATGTACTGATCGGTGAGCCTCTGCACGATCTCCTGGCCGCGACGTTCGTCGTCTTCGGAGATCTCCTTCTCCTTGACGAGATCCTTGAGGGTCTGATTGGCGTCGCGGCGGATGTTGCGTACCGCCACGCGCGCCTGTTCGGCCTCGTGGCGCGCAATCTTGATCAGATCGCGCCGGCGCTCCTCGGTCAGGGGCGGCATGGGCACACGGATGGCAGTCCCTGCGGTGTTGGGGTTGAGCCCGAGATCGGACTGTATGATCGCCTTTTCGACCGCCTGGACCATGTTGCGCTCCCAGGGTGTGACCAGCAGGGTGCGCGCATCCTCGGCGTTGATGTTGGCGACCTGGCGGATCGGTACCTCCTGCCCATAGTAAGAGACCAGGATGTGGTCGAGCAGCGAGGGGTGGGCGCGTCCGGTGCGAATCTTGGCCAGTTCGTGGGTGAGCGCCTCGACGGTCTTGGCCATACGCTCAGCGGTGTCTTGCTTGATATCGTCGATCATGATGTCAGTTTCCGCTTACGACCAGTGAACCGACGTCCTCGCCGGCCATGAGACGGGACAGGGCGTTCGGTTCGTTGATGTTCATGACCCGCAGGGGCATGGCGTGATCGCGGCACAGCACGATCGCGGTGGCGTCCATCACCCCAAGCCCCTCGCGTAGGGCCTGATCATAGCTGAGTCGGGGGTAGAAGATGGCGTTCGGATCCTTCACCGGATCGGCGGAATAGACCCCATCGACCTTGGTGGCCTTGATCAGCAGGTCAGCCCCAATCTCGATGGCCCGCAGACCGGCCGCCGAGTCGGTGGTGAAGAAGGGATTGCCGGTACCGCCGGCAAAGATCACCACGCGCCCCAGCTCCAGATGACGCACGGCGCGAAGGTGGTTGTAGTCCTCGCAGACCCGATCGATCGGCAGCGCCGACATCACGCGCGTCGGCACCGACATCCGCTCGAGCATGTCGCGCATGGCCAGGGCGTTCATCACCGTGGCGAGCATCCCGATCTGATCGCCCGTGACCCGATCTAGGCCGCGCGCCGCCAACCCGGCACCGCGAAAGATGTTGCCGCCCCCAATCACGAGCGCAACCTGGACACCTGAAGCGATCAGGTCGCGGATATCGCCCGCGAGCCGTTCCAGGACGTCCGGATCGATACCATGGTCGCCCGCGCCCATCAGCGCCTCGCCACTGAGTTTGAGCAGGATGCGTCGATACGCAGGAGCGGTCATGGCCGCGGGCCTCGTGGTGATGTGACTCGTGGTGATGTGATCGGATGGGCGGCAGGATACCGTAACGGCTCAGCTGCCGCGAACCTGCGCCATGACCTCTTCGGCGAAGTTCTCGACCTTCTTCTCGATCCCCTCGCCGACCTCCAGGCGCATGAAGCGACGCACCTCAGCGCCGGCCTGCTTGAGCAGCTGGGCGACGGTCTGGTCGGGGTTCTTGACAAAGGGCTGACCGAGCAGGGTGACTTCTTCCAGGAACTTGCGCACCCGGCCCTCGATCATCTTCTCGACGATCGCCTCGGGCTTGCCGCTGCCGAGCGCCTGGGCCCTGAAGATCTCGCGCTCCTTGTCCAGGGTCGCGGCCGGCACCTGATCGGCGCTGATGCACATCGGGTTGCTGGCGGCGATGTGCATGGCGATGTCGCGACCGAGCGTCTCGTCGCCGGCGACCAGCTCGACCAGCACACCGATGCGCACACCATGACGATAGCTGTAGAGCACACCCTCGGCGCCGTCGAAGCGCACCAGACGACGCACCTGGATGTTCTCACCGATCTTGGCGATCAGGGCCTCACGGGCGGCATCGACGGTATTACCGTCGGCCAGGGTCTGGCTGGCCAGTGCCTCGGCATCGGCTACGCCGCTGCTGAGCGCGGCAACGGTGACGGCCTCGGCGAAGGCCAGAAAGTTGGAGTCCTTGGCCACGAAGTCGGTCTCGCAGTTGATCTCGACCATGACGCCCTGTTTGCCGTCTTCGGCAATCCGGATCATGACCACGCCCTCGGCGGTAGTGCGTCCGGACTTCTTGGCGGCCTTCGCCTGACCGGACTTGCGCATGGCCTCGATGGCGGCCTCGATGTCTCCATTGGCTTCCACGAGCGCGGCCTTGCACTCCATCATGCCAGCGCCGGTGCGTTCGCGTAGTTCCTTGACCAATGCGGCTGTAATCGCCATGACTAGAACACCTCGTCGACCCACTTGGGGTCTGCTTGAATTCGGATATGAAGAGTCGCCGCATCGAGCGGCGTCTCTGAAGAACTGGATCGGCTGAGACGGGCGGCGCACCCCGTCTGCTCGGGGCGAGGCGCGCGGGCGATCACGCCTCGACCTGAGCCTGGTCCTGGATGACGTCCGAACC
It encodes:
- the tsf gene encoding translation elongation factor Ts — translated: MAITAALVKELRERTGAGMMECKAALVEANGDIEAAIEAMRKSGQAKAAKKSGRTTAEGVVMIRIAEDGKQGVMVEINCETDFVAKDSNFLAFAEAVTVAALSSGVADAEALASQTLADGNTVDAAREALIAKIGENIQVRRLVRFDGAEGVLYSYRHGVRIGVLVELVAGDETLGRDIAMHIAASNPMCISADQVPAATLDKEREIFRAQALGSGKPEAIVEKMIEGRVRKFLEEVTLLGQPFVKNPDQTVAQLLKQAGAEVRRFMRLEVGEGIEKKVENFAEEVMAQVRGS
- the uppS gene encoding polyprenyl diphosphate synthase produces the protein METDSDIALSRLPRHVAIIMDGNGRWARQRGLPRTAGHREGVKSVRAVVEESVRRGIEVVTLFAFSSENWRRPRVEVNVLMELFMSALRTEARRLHENGIRLRILGERSAFPEKLQRRIAEVEALTAQNTRLYLQVAANYGGRWDIVQAARRLALEVQAGRLDPSQIDEHCLAERLSFADLPEPDLFIRTGGEQRLSNFILWQSAYSELYFSHLFWPDFDAAAYGEALDDYARRQRRFGLTGEQVEDRRLTLVDACVG
- the pyrH gene encoding UMP kinase, whose amino-acid sequence is MTAPAYRRILLKLSGEALMGAGDHGIDPDVLERLAGDIRDLIASGVQVALVIGGGNIFRGAGLAARGLDRVTGDQIGMLATVMNALAMRDMLERMSVPTRVMSALPIDRVCEDYNHLRAVRHLELGRVVIFAGGTGNPFFTTDSAAGLRAIEIGADLLIKATKVDGVYSADPVKDPNAIFYPRLSYDQALREGLGVMDATAIVLCRDHAMPLRVMNINEPNALSRLMAGEDVGSLVVSGN
- the frr gene encoding ribosome recycling factor; amino-acid sequence: MIDDIKQDTAERMAKTVEALTHELAKIRTGRAHPSLLDHILVSYYGQEVPIRQVANINAEDARTLLVTPWERNMVQAVEKAIIQSDLGLNPNTAGTAIRVPMPPLTEERRRDLIKIARHEAEQARVAVRNIRRDANQTLKDLVKEKEISEDDERRGQEIVQRLTDQYIKEIDAVLAEKEQDLMSI
- a CDS encoding phosphatidate cytidylyltransferase encodes the protein MPVSDSSSPVANNLRHRTQTVLWLVPLVVGIVLLPNWAFALFLSFAMLVAAWEWCVLAGLREPAGRRFYLAFIAAVLAALWHWSALSWPLLLLASLIWWIVQSLIIPRIQHVEFVEGLRPWLLVTGLLILTSTWAALLSLHRIESRGPGLVLSLLILIATVDSVAYFSGQRWGRTKLAPALSPGKTWAGVQGALIGAALVGVLIAVWLGLAPLGALAVVMLCLLVAMLSIIGDLYESLLKRQRRLKDVSQLLPGHGGLLDRIDSLTAAAPLYSLGMTWALT